From Candidatus Thiodictyon syntrophicum, a single genomic window includes:
- a CDS encoding Ig-like domain-containing protein, translating into MSWSWSAPRRALLCWLLLWLLPLAPALAAVQVEVVGPGGRATQTLPDAGGGFDLNLPLTRNAVNNVRVSAVDANGNRAEQSVAITQVSLESVVVSRITSERLAPRQIEALVADGVIALDDPANYNVSVFDIVLTIGNRPVPVSVPIASRIAVPEEIGVETYAIPGGRGDGGGRPNIQDTQIIVFQQSVTVPGQPDISLPGIIVIEGRIKSLKEFFSVRLLLMNTSGIFTLSDVSARIAFPTAGLTSMLPADGVAVFGAILPGNVAEPGQSEREFVVRGDEIGVRPVRVEFGGALTGPGIPEDAPIPFSGSAETSVEVRGPPTLDVQVVHPDRVTAGVPYDLEVKITNTDDIPALYASLDLDMGFDAHLLRCIIDTGGTPACTEIEGADLRNLGHLLPGETATEVFRVLPLKSGEITTCMALADQNLSLRVVVGSLGCLVGEFPSDRVPTDGTPAVSVLPAPNMTGVGVESPVVAFFSEAMNAASLSTGEAGSFNVFDSSGGRLLGLLRLDTLNGKTVVVWGPVIGTLAPNAEYTVVITTAVTDQDGFAMTQEWSSRFTTTGSGDNDLTPPELTLSVAPPVDPNRVIPGQVVQLNAYATDQGSRVARVEARIKDLGVAGALYRLIDQRSVFAGDAPPFLFAIDSAGLTAGHDYQLLVTAYDGAGNSRDATLALLVAPSATPPTISLPVPPTQTLRQGLSLDLTPTAVSAGVRQVAFFLDGATTPFKTVNIAPFQAILSTLGLGLGDHEVRAVAQDGLGQTGEALYPFALAANTDPPTLSFTGVTAGQQVIPGEPLTVTIAVTDPSGIAQTQVYLDAPSLPQPLTVAGTAVRIATAGLSPGAHRLYLVATNGVGVSNDPAAAGSYLEFIVVALPTGAAPAAPTLEAPQPTAANQVRIAGQSVAGARVTLTNLNTGFSTQVAADGSGHFSTLIDAAAGDRIQAQAFDLASSPTPSAPTQVTVPALPTLVSIAVAPVNLSFTSAGAVADLTVTGQYDNGASADLTATAGFASTAPTVATVTTAGRVAAVGSGTAEIVVTAGGREARVPVTVSIVTLQSLQVTPTPIALSFLGETSQLAVTGRYSNGSTQTLTAQASFSSADAAVASVTAGGRITAVGNGATLVYVTAGGLPAVAVPVAVNSTLDTSPTVAILTPATGGQVEPGAVIGVTVRAQDAVGGVTGITVTASGAVTDSRQIVVSPAANDAVRSLSFTVPGNVAIGGTLRLEAAATDTAGHSAPVAVVTLTVVDQTAPTVSITAPAPQTPYNFGDHILVQVTAADAVGVASIRVATTGALTLADQVQVQPAATPASAAFTLTVPPGTPGTELRLLAFASDAAGNEGAAIPVDVILTGADITPPATLATAAASPGTGVVTQVSYQVTDGLTDLAHVELWFRRNGLGTFNRYTGADGTGNGEFPSPGGATGTIAFDATRMGGDGSYEFATVGVDLAGNREPLPADVQGAPMGDSGATATFATGASVLLITSNTEIADAAFDGRNVRVQGATLTLVGDRTFHNVELLNGAVLTHRETTQTEAFGLHVQVWTLSIDATSRLDVVGRGYLGGDRAGLGGTAHTVGFLPGAQSGNGGSYGGLGGHYSGSGSAVSNPVNGNLVNPVDLGSGGGAWGGAGGDGGGRVLLSAINLAVDGAVRVDGGLSSGSASGEGSGGSINLAARTLSGKGTITANGGGTGGANHTGGGGGRVAIRSLDISTLNLAGITAKGGDGYYGDGADGTVYLLAEGQAGGELVLNGQGANSPFTDLIMPPGQTFDAITLQNGARVIVQEPIKLAQTLRLRDNSLLTSPTANEAGLQIEARRVIVESGSAIDVTGRGYLGGDKAGLGGTAHTLGFLAGAESGNGGSHGGLGGHYGGAGGNTTNPVYGDPRRPDRLGSGGGAWGGAGGDGGGSLRIIASEAVIVEGAIRADGGLSSGSASGEGAGGSVWITTSRLAGGGSISANGGGTGGANHTGGGGGRVAIYADYVDGSDAFAGLRAISAWRGRGYYDNTGGSARGSAGTVYLKIGGVEDLIIDDNESTTTAATGTPLPLMGPGLTRAVTADTLTTDGVLPLFPDVLVGLRLNPDLNQAECFTILANDTGSIRVATPNEHGVRFADVAAVGKGYAGDYRYTNLRLRRGGYLEMGDRLTVTDTLRIDEYGLLTHPQTTATYEAVLDLEVGTLEIDATGRIDVTGHGYLGGDRAGLGGTAHTLDLTAGAQSGNGGSYGGLGGHYSGAGGNAANPLYGSLTDPQDLGSGGGSWGGAGGDGGGRVFITAAAIHNAGAIHADGGLSSGSASGEGSGGTVNIRTGTLTGNGLITTNGGTTGGGNHTGGGGGRIAIRYSGTLSLPQVNIQSRGGDGYFGDGGHGTLYLKGAGQTYGDLTIDGLGLVQPTDTVTIPGGLTFDNIVLRNGARVVADAGLRVLGTLSIGANSTLTHSGGLEAGLQIQAARVVVESGGAIDVTGRGYLGGNKSGLGETAHTLGFAAGAQRGHGGSHGGLGASYSGASGNASPVYGDPARPNRLGSGGGAWGGVGGDGGGYVRIQASESVIVEGAIRADGSLSSSSASGEGAGGSVWITTAHLAGAGSISANGGTTNGGNHVGGGGGRVAIDADAVDGTDAFAGLRAISAWRGRGYYDNTRGGAGTVYLKIGGVDELIIDDNDTGVSSPMGTPFSLMGPGVTTAVTADSLTTDGEIPLLTNALVGLRINPDLEQVESFTILANTGTEIVVETPNENGVDFMDVAAVGKGYVGDYRYTNLTLRGAGHLDLGDRLTVTDTLRITEHGLMTHPETTTTYAAMLDIEAGTLTIDATGRIDVTGRGYLGGNKGGLGETAYTLDFTAGAQRGNGGSYGGIGGHYSGADGVTNLVYGSPTDPADLGSGGGAWGGTGGDGGGRVFITAGAIENDGEIHADGSLSTGSASGEGSGGTVNIRTGDLTGSGLITASGGTTGGGSHVGGGGGRIGIRYSGTLSLPGGNIQTRGGDGAYGDGTAGTVHLEVVAP; encoded by the coding sequence ATGTCTTGGTCCTGGAGCGCCCCCCGCCGCGCACTGCTGTGCTGGCTGCTGCTGTGGCTGTTGCCACTGGCCCCGGCCCTCGCCGCGGTGCAGGTCGAGGTCGTGGGCCCCGGCGGGCGCGCGACCCAGACCCTGCCCGACGCCGGCGGTGGCTTCGACCTGAACCTGCCGCTGACCCGCAACGCGGTCAACAACGTCCGCGTCAGTGCAGTGGACGCCAACGGCAACCGCGCCGAGCAGTCGGTCGCCATCACCCAGGTCTCCCTGGAGTCGGTGGTAGTGTCGCGCATCACCTCCGAGCGGCTCGCGCCGCGGCAGATCGAGGCCCTGGTCGCCGACGGCGTGATCGCGCTGGACGACCCCGCCAACTACAACGTCTCGGTGTTCGATATCGTGCTCACCATCGGCAACCGGCCAGTGCCGGTGTCGGTCCCGATCGCGAGTCGGATTGCCGTCCCCGAAGAGATCGGCGTCGAGACCTACGCCATCCCAGGCGGGCGCGGCGACGGCGGCGGCAGGCCCAACATCCAGGACACCCAGATTATCGTCTTTCAGCAGTCGGTCACGGTGCCGGGACAACCCGACATCTCGCTGCCCGGCATCATCGTCATCGAGGGGCGGATCAAGTCACTGAAGGAGTTCTTCTCGGTCCGCCTGCTGCTGATGAACACCTCGGGCATCTTCACGCTGAGCGACGTGAGTGCCAGGATCGCCTTTCCGACTGCCGGACTCACCAGCATGTTACCGGCCGATGGGGTCGCCGTATTCGGCGCCATCCTTCCGGGTAACGTCGCGGAGCCGGGACAGTCCGAGCGCGAGTTCGTGGTGCGCGGCGATGAGATCGGCGTGCGCCCGGTGCGGGTCGAGTTCGGCGGCGCGCTCACCGGGCCCGGTATCCCCGAGGATGCGCCGATCCCGTTCAGCGGCAGCGCCGAGACCAGCGTCGAGGTCCGCGGGCCGCCCACCCTCGATGTCCAGGTCGTGCATCCGGATCGGGTCACCGCCGGCGTGCCCTACGATCTGGAAGTCAAGATCACCAACACTGACGATATCCCGGCCCTCTACGCGAGTCTGGACTTGGACATGGGCTTCGACGCCCATCTGTTGCGCTGCATCATCGACACCGGCGGCACGCCCGCCTGCACCGAAATCGAAGGTGCCGATCTGCGTAATCTTGGCCATCTGCTGCCCGGCGAGACCGCCACCGAGGTGTTCCGGGTATTGCCGCTCAAGTCCGGTGAGATCACCACCTGCATGGCCCTGGCGGATCAAAACCTGAGCCTGCGAGTGGTGGTGGGCAGCCTCGGCTGTCTGGTCGGCGAGTTCCCGTCCGACCGCGTGCCGACGGACGGCACCCCGGCGGTGAGCGTATTGCCGGCACCGAACATGACCGGGGTCGGCGTCGAGTCGCCGGTGGTGGCGTTCTTCAGCGAGGCGATGAACGCCGCCTCGCTCAGCACCGGCGAGGCCGGGTCATTCAACGTCTTCGACAGCAGTGGTGGGCGGCTCCTCGGCCTGCTGCGCTTGGATACCCTCAACGGCAAGACCGTCGTGGTCTGGGGCCCGGTGATCGGCACCTTGGCGCCGAATGCCGAATACACGGTGGTCATTACCACCGCCGTGACCGACCAGGACGGGTTCGCGATGACCCAGGAATGGAGCAGCCGCTTCACCACCACCGGCAGCGGCGACAATGACCTGACGCCGCCGGAACTGACCCTGTCGGTCGCCCCGCCGGTGGACCCGAACCGGGTGATCCCCGGCCAGGTGGTGCAGCTCAATGCCTATGCCACCGACCAGGGTAGCCGGGTCGCGCGGGTCGAGGCGCGCATCAAGGACCTGGGCGTGGCCGGTGCGCTGTATCGGTTGATCGATCAGCGCTCGGTGTTCGCCGGGGACGCCCCGCCGTTCCTGTTCGCGATCGACTCCGCCGGCCTGACCGCGGGCCACGACTATCAACTCCTGGTCACGGCCTACGACGGTGCCGGTAATAGCCGCGACGCGACCCTGGCCTTGCTGGTCGCGCCGAGTGCGACGCCCCCGACCATCAGCCTGCCAGTCCCCCCGACCCAGACGCTCCGTCAGGGGTTATCGCTGGACCTGACCCCGACCGCGGTCAGTGCCGGCGTGCGGCAAGTGGCATTCTTCCTTGACGGTGCCACGACCCCGTTCAAGACCGTCAACATCGCGCCCTTCCAGGCTATCCTCAGTACCCTCGGGCTCGGGCTCGGCGACCACGAGGTCCGCGCGGTAGCCCAGGATGGCCTCGGCCAGACCGGCGAGGCCCTCTACCCATTCGCGCTCGCCGCCAACACCGACCCGCCGACCTTGAGCTTTACCGGTGTCACCGCCGGCCAACAGGTGATTCCAGGCGAGCCGCTCACCGTCACCATCGCGGTCACCGACCCCAGCGGCATCGCGCAGACCCAGGTCTATCTGGATGCCCCGTCCCTGCCGCAGCCGCTCACCGTCGCCGGGACCGCCGTGCGCATCGCCACCGCCGGGCTCAGCCCCGGCGCCCACCGACTCTATCTGGTCGCGACCAACGGCGTCGGTGTCAGTAACGACCCGGCCGCCGCTGGTTCTTATTTGGAATTCATCGTCGTCGCGCTGCCGACGGGTGCCGCCCCGGCCGCACCGACCCTCGAGGCGCCGCAGCCCACGGCCGCCAATCAGGTCCGCATCGCCGGCCAGAGTGTGGCCGGGGCTCGGGTCACACTGACCAATTTGAATACCGGCTTCAGCACCCAGGTCGCTGCCGACGGCAGCGGGCACTTCAGCACCCTCATCGACGCCGCGGCCGGGGATCGCATCCAGGCCCAGGCCTTCGATCTCGCCAGTTCGCCGACCCCGAGCGCGCCGACCCAAGTGACGGTGCCGGCCCTGCCGACCCTGGTGTCCATCGCCGTCGCGCCGGTCAACCTGTCCTTCACCAGCGCCGGCGCCGTGGCGGATCTCACCGTCACCGGCCAGTATGACAATGGCGCCAGTGCTGATCTGACCGCCACCGCCGGCTTCGCGTCGACCGCCCCCACGGTGGCCACGGTCACCACCGCCGGCCGCGTGGCCGCGGTCGGCAGCGGTACGGCCGAGATCGTCGTCACCGCCGGTGGGCGGGAGGCCCGGGTGCCGGTGACGGTGTCCATCGTCACGCTGCAATCCTTGCAGGTGACGCCCACGCCGATCGCCCTGAGCTTCCTCGGTGAGACCAGTCAACTGGCCGTCACCGGGCGCTACAGCAATGGCAGCACCCAGACCCTGACCGCCCAGGCGAGTTTCTCCAGCGCCGATGCGGCAGTGGCGAGCGTCACCGCCGGTGGGCGCATCACCGCGGTCGGCAACGGCGCGACGCTGGTCTATGTGACCGCGGGCGGCCTGCCGGCGGTCGCGGTGCCGGTGGCCGTCAACAGCACCTTGGATACCTCGCCGACGGTCGCGATCCTGACCCCGGCCACCGGCGGTCAGGTCGAACCCGGTGCCGTCATTGGCGTCACCGTGCGCGCCCAGGACGCGGTCGGCGGTGTCACCGGCATCACGGTCACGGCCAGCGGCGCCGTCACCGACAGCCGCCAGATCGTGGTGAGCCCGGCCGCCAACGATGCCGTGCGTAGCCTCAGTTTCACGGTGCCGGGCAACGTGGCCATCGGCGGCACCTTGCGTCTGGAGGCCGCCGCCACCGACACCGCCGGGCACAGCGCCCCGGTCGCGGTGGTGACGCTGACCGTGGTCGATCAGACCGCGCCGACGGTGTCGATCACCGCGCCCGCGCCGCAGACCCCGTACAACTTCGGCGACCACATCCTGGTGCAGGTCACCGCGGCGGACGCGGTGGGCGTGGCCTCGATCCGTGTCGCCACCACCGGCGCCCTGACCCTGGCCGATCAGGTCCAGGTGCAGCCGGCCGCGACCCCGGCGAGCGCCGCCTTCACGCTCACCGTGCCGCCCGGCACCCCCGGCACCGAACTACGGCTGCTGGCCTTTGCCAGCGATGCGGCCGGCAATGAGGGGGCGGCGATCCCGGTGGACGTGATCCTGACCGGGGCCGACATCACGCCGCCGGCGACGCTTGCAACCGCCGCAGCCAGTCCGGGCACCGGCGTGGTCACCCAGGTCAGCTATCAGGTCACCGATGGGCTCACCGATCTCGCCCATGTCGAGCTGTGGTTCCGCCGTAATGGATTAGGCACCTTCAACCGCTACACCGGCGCCGACGGGACCGGCAACGGGGAGTTCCCGTCCCCCGGCGGTGCGACCGGTACCATCGCCTTCGATGCGACCCGGATGGGGGGAGACGGCAGCTATGAGTTCGCGACCGTCGGCGTAGACCTGGCCGGTAACCGCGAGCCCCTGCCCGCGGATGTCCAGGGCGCGCCGATGGGAGACTCAGGCGCCACTGCCACCTTCGCCACCGGCGCCTCGGTGCTGCTGATCACCAGCAATACCGAGATCGCCGACGCCGCCTTCGATGGCCGCAACGTCCGCGTCCAGGGCGCCACGCTGACCCTGGTCGGCGACCGGACCTTCCACAATGTCGAACTCCTGAACGGCGCTGTCCTCACCCACCGTGAGACCACGCAAACCGAGGCCTTCGGCCTGCATGTGCAGGTCTGGACCCTGAGCATCGACGCGACCAGCCGCCTTGATGTGGTCGGCCGCGGCTATCTCGGCGGTGATCGGGCCGGGCTCGGCGGTACCGCCCATACCGTCGGCTTTCTGCCGGGCGCCCAGTCGGGCAACGGCGGCAGTTACGGCGGTCTCGGCGGTCATTACAGCGGCTCCGGAAGCGCCGTGTCGAACCCGGTCAACGGCAATCTGGTCAACCCGGTCGACCTGGGCAGCGGTGGCGGCGCCTGGGGCGGTGCCGGGGGCGACGGCGGCGGGCGGGTCTTGCTCTCGGCCATCAACCTCGCGGTCGACGGCGCAGTCCGCGTCGACGGCGGCCTTTCCAGCGGCTCGGCCTCCGGCGAGGGTTCCGGCGGCAGCATCAATCTGGCGGCCCGCACGCTCTCCGGTAAGGGGACCATCACGGCCAACGGTGGCGGCACCGGCGGTGCCAACCACACCGGCGGCGGCGGCGGGCGCGTCGCCATCCGCTCGCTGGATATCAGCACCCTGAACCTGGCCGGTATCACGGCAAAGGGCGGCGACGGCTACTACGGGGACGGGGCGGATGGCACCGTCTACCTGCTCGCAGAAGGGCAGGCCGGCGGTGAATTGGTGCTCAACGGGCAAGGGGCCAACTCGCCCTTCACGGATCTCATCATGCCGCCCGGCCAGACCTTCGATGCCATCACCCTGCAGAACGGGGCGCGGGTGATTGTCCAGGAACCGATCAAGCTCGCGCAGACCCTGCGCCTGCGGGACAATTCGCTGCTCACCAGTCCGACCGCCAACGAGGCCGGTCTGCAGATCGAGGCGCGGCGCGTGATCGTCGAGTCCGGCAGCGCCATCGACGTGACGGGTCGTGGTTATCTCGGGGGCGACAAGGCGGGGCTCGGGGGCACCGCACACACCTTGGGCTTCTTGGCCGGGGCCGAATCGGGCAACGGCGGCAGTCACGGCGGCCTCGGCGGCCATTACGGGGGTGCCGGCGGGAACACGACCAACCCGGTCTATGGCGATCCCAGACGGCCGGATCGGCTCGGCAGCGGTGGCGGCGCCTGGGGTGGGGCCGGCGGCGACGGCGGCGGCTCTCTGCGGATCATCGCCAGCGAGGCGGTCATTGTGGAGGGGGCCATCCGCGCCGATGGCGGCCTCTCCAGCGGGAGCGCCTCCGGCGAGGGCGCCGGCGGTTCGGTGTGGATCACTACCTCGCGCCTGGCAGGGGGCGGCAGCATCTCCGCCAACGGCGGCGGCACCGGCGGCGCTAACCACACCGGTGGCGGCGGCGGCCGGGTGGCCATCTACGCCGACTATGTGGACGGCAGCGACGCCTTTGCCGGTCTGCGGGCCATCAGCGCCTGGCGTGGGCGGGGCTACTACGACAACACCGGCGGCAGCGCCCGCGGCAGCGCCGGGACCGTCTATCTGAAGATCGGCGGAGTCGAAGACCTGATCATCGACGACAACGAGTCCACGACCACGGCGGCGACCGGAACCCCCTTGCCCTTGATGGGGCCAGGCCTGACCCGGGCGGTGACCGCGGATACCCTCACCACGGACGGCGTCCTGCCGCTGTTCCCCGATGTCTTGGTGGGGCTGCGGCTCAACCCCGACCTCAATCAGGCCGAGTGCTTCACGATCCTTGCCAACGACACCGGCAGCATCCGGGTCGCGACGCCCAATGAGCATGGTGTCCGCTTCGCGGATGTGGCAGCGGTCGGCAAGGGCTACGCGGGCGATTATCGCTACACCAACCTGCGGCTGCGCCGCGGCGGTTATCTGGAAATGGGTGATCGGCTGACGGTCACCGATACCCTGCGTATTGACGAATACGGCCTGCTGACGCACCCGCAGACCACCGCGACCTATGAGGCGGTGCTGGACCTGGAGGTCGGCACCCTGGAGATCGACGCCACCGGGCGCATCGACGTGACGGGTCACGGCTATCTCGGTGGCGACCGGGCCGGGCTCGGCGGCACCGCGCACACCCTGGACCTCACCGCCGGCGCCCAGTCGGGCAATGGCGGCAGCTACGGCGGACTCGGCGGCCATTACAGCGGGGCCGGCGGGAACGCGGCCAACCCACTCTATGGCAGCCTGACCGACCCGCAGGACCTCGGTAGTGGTGGCGGTTCCTGGGGTGGGGCGGGCGGCGACGGCGGCGGTCGGGTCTTCATCACCGCGGCGGCGATCCATAATGCGGGGGCGATCCATGCCGATGGCGGCCTCTCCAGCGGCTCGGCGTCAGGCGAGGGGTCCGGCGGCACGGTCAATATCCGCACCGGAACTCTGACCGGCAACGGGCTGATCACGACCAATGGCGGAACCACCGGCGGCGGCAACCACACCGGGGGCGGCGGTGGACGGATCGCCATCCGCTACAGCGGTACCCTGAGCCTGCCGCAGGTCAATATCCAGAGCCGTGGTGGGGATGGCTACTTTGGTGACGGCGGTCATGGGACCCTCTACCTGAAGGGTGCGGGTCAGACCTATGGCGACCTGACCATCGACGGTCTGGGGCTTGTCCAGCCGACCGACACGGTCACCATCCCGGGCGGTCTGACCTTCGACAACATCGTGTTGCGCAACGGCGCCCGGGTAGTGGCCGATGCGGGACTGCGGGTGCTCGGAACCCTGTCGATCGGCGCCAATTCCACCCTGACCCATAGCGGCGGTCTTGAGGCCGGTCTGCAGATCCAGGCTGCGCGGGTCGTCGTGGAGTCCGGTGGTGCCATCGATGTGACGGGGCGTGGGTACCTTGGCGGTAACAAGTCAGGGCTCGGCGAGACTGCCCACACCCTGGGCTTTGCGGCCGGCGCTCAGCGTGGCCACGGCGGCAGTCACGGCGGGCTCGGTGCTTCTTACAGCGGTGCGAGCGGGAACGCAAGTCCGGTCTATGGTGATCCCGCGCGGCCGAATCGACTCGGCAGCGGCGGCGGTGCCTGGGGTGGAGTCGGCGGTGACGGCGGAGGGTATGTCCGCATCCAGGCGAGCGAATCGGTCATCGTCGAGGGGGCCATCCGCGCCGACGGCAGTCTCTCCAGCAGCAGCGCCTCGGGCGAGGGCGCCGGCGGTTCGGTGTGGATCACCACCGCGCACCTGGCCGGTGCCGGCAGCATCTCCGCCAACGGCGGCACCACCAATGGCGGCAACCACGTCGGCGGCGGCGGCGGGCGGGTGGCCATCGACGCGGACGCGGTGGACGGCACCGACGCCTTTGCCGGTCTGCGGGCGATCAGCGCCTGGCGCGGTCGGGGCTATTACGACAACACCCGCGGCGGCGCCGGGACCGTCTATCTGAAGATCGGCGGTGTGGACGAGTTGATCATCGACGACAACGACACGGGCGTCAGTTCGCCGATGGGCACGCCGTTCTCGCTGATGGGCCCCGGGGTGACGACCGCGGTGACGGCCGATAGCCTGACGACCGATGGTGAGATACCCCTCCTGACCAACGCCTTGGTGGGTCTGCGGATCAACCCGGACCTCGAGCAGGTGGAGTCCTTCACCATTCTCGCCAACACGGGGACCGAGATCGTGGTGGAGACCCCCAACGAGAACGGTGTGGACTTCATGGATGTGGCGGCTGTGGGCAAGGGCTATGTCGGCGACTATCGCTACACCAATCTGACGCTGCGCGGGGCCGGTCATCTGGATCTGGGCGATCGACTGACAGTCACCGATACCCTGCGCATCACCGAGCATGGGTTGATGACGCATCCGGAGACCACGACGACCTATGCGGCCATGCTCGATATCGAGGCCGGGACGCTGACGATCGACGCGACAGGGCGCATCGACGTCACCGGCCGCGGGTACCTTGGGGGCAACAAGGGGGGTCTGGGCGAGACCGCGTATACCCTGGACTTCACGGCTGGCGCCCAGCGGGGTAACGGCGGGAGCTACGGCGGCATCGGTGGCCATTACAGCGGGGCCGACGGGGTAACCAACCTCGTCTATGGTAGCCCGACCGACCCTGCGGACCTGGGCAGCGGCGGTGGCGCCTGGGGCGGGACGGGCGGCGACGGCGGCGGCCGGGTCTTCATCACTGCCGGGGCCATCGAGAACGACGGGGAGATCCATGCCGACGGCAGTCTCTCCACCGGCTCGGCCTCAGGCGAGGGATCCGGCGGCACGGTCAACATCCGTACCGGTGACCTGACGGGCAGTGGGCTGATCACGGCCAGTGGCGGCACCACCGGCGGCGGTAGCCACGTCGGTGGTGGCGGCGGGCGCATCGGCATCCGCTACAGCGGCACGCTGAGCCTGCCGGGCGGCAATATCCAGACCCGGGGTGGGGACGGTGCTTATGGTGATGGCACGGCGGGTACGGTCCATCTCGAGGTGGTCGCACCTTGA